The segment ATCGGAAGGCTTGCGGCTTGCGACTATTCAGGCAACCTCGCCGGCGTTGGAAACTCAACGGTAAAACAGGTTCCCGTCCCGACTTCACTTTGGACGTTGATTCGACCGGAGTGGGCTTCGATAATTTTCCTGGCGGTAGGAAGACCGAGGCCTGTTCCGCCATCCTTGCTGGTGTAAAACTCCTTGAACATGTTCAGCAGTGCATTGGCTTCCATTCCGCAACCAGTGTCAATCACATCCAAGGCAACACCATTGCGGACCAGTCGTGTTCTGACCAGCAACTGACCGCCGTTGGGCATTGCTTCCAACGCATTCTTTACAAGGTTGGTGAGCGCCTGTTGCAGAGTTTGCGAATCGAGTTTGATGCTCGGAAGAGCCGCGTCAAGATGGCGATCGATCTTGACGCCCTGCTCTTCAGCCTTTCGCAAGAAAAAATCCAAAACCTGTTCAATCTGATCGTTCAGGCTACCGGCCTTGAGTTCGAGACTGGTAAAGCGAGTGAACTCCAGAAAGTCCTTGAGATAGGTATCGAGACGCTGACACTGACGGTTCACCGTTTCGATTCGCTCAACCGCACGCCGCGCCAACGGCAGGTTAATTTCCTCAAAGTCTTCATGGAGCAGCTCCATGTTCATACGGATAACAGAGAGCGGATTCTTGATCTCATGAGCAAGTTCTCCTGCTAACGCCGCCAATTGCGCGTATCGGCGGCGCCATTGGTCGATCGTCTCGTCCTGTTCCTGTTCGTTCATTGAGTGCTAAAAGATAGTGTTTGGGTTCGTTCGTTTTCGTTCAAAAGCCAGCCGCAGGCGACGCCGCTTGCTCATTCAATCACACAGTCGCCTGCATTTAACATCGAACGACTGTTGCCGCCCGGGTACTCAAAGGCAAAAAAAACGCCCGGCGGAATCAATCGTTCCGTCGGGCGAAATTATAACTTAAGTTGACGATGCAACTTGGCTGAAGCGATTAATCGCGGTAACCCCGGTCACCACCGCCACTGCTGCGACCACCGCCGCCGTCACGCGAACGACCGCCGCCACCGCCGCCTGAACCGCCACGGCCGCGTCCACCGCTGCGACCACGGCCTCGACCGCCGCCGCCACGAGGACGATCATAGTCTCCGCCACCGCCGCCCGAGCCACCTCGGTTGCCGCGATCACCTTCTGTGCGTTCACCGCGATCACTATCGCTGCGTCCACCACGATCACTATCGCCACGACCGCGTCCGCCGCGATCACTGTCGCTGCGTCCACCACGATCGCTATCGCCACGACTACGACCACCTCGGTCACTATCGCTACGACCCCGACCACCTCGGTCACTGTCGCTACGACCACGACCACCTCGGTCACTATCGCTACGGCCTCCACGATCGCTGTCGCCGCGTCCGCCACGATCGCTGTCTCCACGGCCACCGCGACCACGTCCACCGCCGCCGCCACTGCGACCGCGTCCACCACGGTCTCCGCCGCCACTGCGACCACGACCACCGCCGCCACCGCTGCGACCACGATCACTTCCGCCACGACCACCTCGGTCGCCACCGCGATCACGATCTGAGCGTCCGCCGCGATCATTGTCGTCGCCTTCATCGTCGCCGTCGAAGTCATCGTCGCTTCCGCCATCGAAATCGTCGTTGTCTTCCTCTTCGGCGAATTCGTCTTCGAGACCAAGCTCTTCCAAAGCACGACGACGGCTGAGCTTGACGCGATCGTTGCCATCGACATCGATCACGAGAACTTTCATCTCATCGCCAACGGTGCAAACGTCTGAAACATCACTGATGTAGCCGTTAGAAAGTTCGCTGATGTGACACAATCCGTCACGACCAGGAAGGATCTCAACAAAGGCACCGAATTCTTTGGTGCTGCTGACAACGCCATCGTAGATCTTGCCGACCTGAACCGTTGCCGTGCAAGCTTCAACTTTCTTGAGTGCGATATCAGCGAGTTCGCCGTTGGTACCGGAAATTGTTACCTTGCCGTCTTCAGCAACTTCGATAACGGTTTCTGTTTCTTCCTGAATGGCACGAATGTTCTTTCCGCCAGGACCGATCAGCATGCCGATCTTGTCAGACTGAATCTGAGTCTGCAGCAAGCGTGGAGCGTACTGAGAAAGTGATTCTGCCGGACGTGGCTTGGCCGTCAGCATCTTGCGAAGGATCTCAAGGCGAGCTTCTTTCGATTGAGCCAGCGCGTCTTTGATCAAGTCGTTGCTGATTCCGCGAATTTTCAGGTCCAGCTGGATGCCAGTGATACCTTTTTGCGAACCAGCGACCTTGAAGTCCATGTCGCCGAAGTGATCTTCGCTGCCCAGAATGTCGGTCAGCAAAACGTGGCGATCGTCTTCTTTGACCAGGCCAACTGAGATACCAGCAACCGGGTTTTTGATTTTTACGCCAGTCGCCATCAGGGCCAAAGTCGTACCGCAAACTGTCGCCATGGAAGACGAACCGTTTGATTCAAGGATGTCCGACACAACGCGAATTGTGTACGGGAAATCGTCAACATCTGGCAGCACAGGCTTGATCGAGCGTTCCGCCAAAGCACCATGGCCAATTTCGCGACGACCAGGGCCGCGAATCGGACGACACTCACCAACGCTGAAGCTTGGGAAGTTGTAGTCCAACATGAATTTCTTGGAGTACTCGTCCTGCAAGCCGTCGACACGCTGTTCGTCACGTCCGGTTCCCAGCGTGACCGTGATCATCGCCTGAGTTTCACCGCGTTGGAAAACGGCCGAACCGTGAACGCGAGGAATGACGTCGACGTGGCATTCGATGTCACGAAGGTCATCCAGACCGCGACCGTCAGTACGCTTGCCGTCGAGGATCGATTCGCGGATGACAGCAGCTTCAAGTTTGTAGAGTGCTTTCTTGAGAGCATCCGCACAGATTGCATTATCTGCTTCCGGGTCCGGAATCATCTCAGCGATGACTTTGTCCTTGAACTCGGACTTCGCCGCGCCGCGGTCTTTCTTGGAAGGCGTCAGGATGGCTTCGCTGAATCCGTCGAAATATTTGGCTTTGACTTTTTCGAACAGTCCGTTGTCCGAAGGCGACTCGAATTTGACTTTTTCGACAGGGAATTTATCCGCCAGCTCACGCATCAGCCCGATGACTTCTTTGCAAATGCCATGAGCGAATTCGATTGCGGCCAGCATGTCGTCTTCGGCGACTTCGCGAGCGAAGCCTTCGATCATGGTGACGGCACCGTCGGTGCCGGACACGATGATGTCCATGTCGCTTTCTTCGAGTTGCTCGAAGGTCGGGAACGCAACGAATTCACCATCGACGCGACCAACGCGAGTGGAAGCAACAGCGTCTTCAAACGGCAATGCCGAGATAAAACAGGCTGCTGCAACGCCGTTCATGGCCAGCACGTCGCCGTCGTTTTGACGATCGCTTGAAAGCACGAACGACTGACATTGAACTTCGTCCTTGAAGCCATCGGCGAACATTGGACGAATGGGACGGTCGATCAAACGAGCCGTCAACGTTTCCTTGGTCGTTGGTCGGCCTTCACGTTTCATGAATCCGCCAGGGAACTTACCCGCTGCGATCGTTCGCTCGCGGTAATCACACATCAGGGGGAAGAAATCCAGTCCTGGTCGCGGTGCTCCGGTGGCCGCTGTGCAAATCACGGAAGTTTCGCCGTACTGAATAACAACGGCCGCGGCAGCAAGCTTCGCGAGCTGTCCGGTTTCGAGCGACATCGTTTGGTCGCCAATTTTCTTTTCTACTCTTACTTTCACAATTCGTTCCTGTACTAAGGATTATCTATCAATCAATCATTCAAACAATTTGGTTGCTTCAAAAGCGTGCAATCAACGCTACAGAACCGTAAAGAAACGGATCGCTCTGACTCAAAGCGGAAATGAACTTGCGCAGCCACGAAATATGACTTAAGAGAAGCACAAGTTGGGGCCATTCCATTTGGCACGAAGACGTTCCTGCCGAAGGAACCTGGTCACAAGGAAATTGTTCGCACAAAACGACAACGCATTGCTTTGTCAAAGAATCACAAAGCAGTTAAGGGAGTCGAAGTGTCGCGACATCACGGAGGTCACGAAGCCAGTTCAAAAAACAAAGCGGACTCCACAATAACTGAAGTCCGCAAGTGACTGGCTTATTTACGAATTCCGAGACGCTCAAGGAGGTCAAGGTAACGATCAGGATCATGATCACGGACATAGTCCAGCAAACGACGACGGCGCGAGACCATCCCAAGGAGGCCACGTCGTGTCGAGTAATCTTTGGGGTTGGCTCGCATGTGTTCTGTCAAGCTATTGATTCGCTTGGTCAGAATTGCGATCTGGACATCGGGAGAACCGTTGTCCTTATCATTCTTCTGGAATTCCCCAATGACTTCTGCTTTTGCTTCTTTCGTGATGGTCATATTTACTGTCTTACTGATTACCCTGTCGCGGTCATCCGAGCCTTTGCCAACAATTTGGCGATCCGAACACCTACAATCTTTTTCCTAACAGGCTCTTCGTTTTCTTTCTGGGTCCAATACGGTCACATTACTACTTCACAACACACCGACGCGATCGATTCTTACGTTCGAGTCGAGCCAAGATGATACTGATTGACCTATTTGCGCCAAGAAGAGAAATGCTGGCTAGCCCCATTTAAAGTAATGTTGCTCCGCCCGATTGGAACTTAAATCATCGTAGAAACCGGACGATATCGAGAGTCGGAATCTCAAAGCCGTCAGATTTTCCCGAAAAACTTCGTGTTCCGAGATGCGAAATGGCACCCGAACTCAGATTTCTGGCTGATTCCTGGTTAAATGTGGCCGAGATTTATAGGTAATACGGTGCTGCAGCAAGTCGCTGCGGTCCTATCGCTTACACTTACTGGCGGTTCTGTAGGCTGCGGGCTGCGTTTTACGGTTGCCTGGTTTTGGGTTGGCGGAACCATCAAGTGAACTTTTTTACCTAATCTCTACTTGGAGAAACACAATGCGACTACTTCGCTTAGTTGCTGTTGTCTGTATGGCAGCAGTTAGCGTGGCGAGTCTTGGTTGCGGTGAAACGAAGGAAGCACCTGCTCCGCCGGCGGATACGCCAGCAGCAACGAGCAGCAGTACTCCGTCGACCACCGACGCACCTGAGACCGCTACCACAGGCACGACTGCGGTCAGCCTGACGATCACAGGAATGGTCTGAGCAGGCGGCTGAGGCGCCAAAGTTACCGAAGCTTTGGACAAGCTGGCTCTACCGGGTGTAGAGTTTGACCTGAACGGTTCCACATTGATGCTCAAAGGAGACAATGTTGGTCCCGAATCGATTGAAAAAATCAAAGAAGCAATTAAAGCTCTTAATTTTGGGTGCGAAGAAAAGTCCGCCTAAAACTGGTGCATCACTTGCTGATTTACCAAACCTGTTGGTTTTAGCGAATGTATGACGCTTTTTACCAATACCTGAATCATCCTGATTCAAACGAACATCCTTTCTGTGAGAAATCACAGAGAGGATTTTTCGTGCGCGTCCTGCACCATGGCCCTGGAACTTTTTCCCGGACCACCTGGCGTTCGCGAGGCCGCGACATGAACTCGGCAACTTTTTGGGACGCAACCATCTGTTTGTGACGAAGTTGCGGAGTTGCGAAACCTGCGGTTGGAAATCAGGTTTAATAACGGTTGAGGGCTTCTTTCGAATTGCGACGGCTTGCAGAGGCAAACTGTCCTCAAATCACGTGCTTTTAGGGGTTAGAGCAGCTCCATCAGCCGATTTTCTGGTTGTGTACGTGAGTTTCTGAATAGAATCGCACCTTGCTCTTTTCCACCATTCATCTTCATTCTTGCGGATTCGTCCGAGGCTTGCCATGAACCGTCAACGAACTCATCGTCGTGGCGTCGTATCGTCCGTGCTCCTGGTTGGAGCAGCCATTTGCGCGATCATCGGCGCGATCGCCTGGTTTTACTTCAATACAGGATCTTCGACTCCCAATCTCAACCTGATGACTGCCAAAGTCGAGCGTGGCAGTTTCGTGGCCAAGGTGCTCGATCAGGGCGAAGTCCAAAGTAGCGAGAACGTCGAGATTCGCTGCGAAGTACGTGCTC is part of the Mariniblastus fucicola genome and harbors:
- a CDS encoding sensor histidine kinase, with translation MNEQEQDETIDQWRRRYAQLAALAGELAHEIKNPLSVIRMNMELLHEDFEEINLPLARRAVERIETVNRQCQRLDTYLKDFLEFTRFTSLELKAGSLNDQIEQVLDFFLRKAEEQGVKIDRHLDAALPSIKLDSQTLQQALTNLVKNALEAMPNGGQLLVRTRLVRNGVALDVIDTGCGMEANALLNMFKEFYTSKDGGTGLGLPTARKIIEAHSGRINVQSEVGTGTCFTVEFPTPARLPE
- a CDS encoding polyribonucleotide nucleotidyltransferase, yielding MKVRVEKKIGDQTMSLETGQLAKLAAAAVVIQYGETSVICTAATGAPRPGLDFFPLMCDYRERTIAAGKFPGGFMKREGRPTTKETLTARLIDRPIRPMFADGFKDEVQCQSFVLSSDRQNDGDVLAMNGVAAACFISALPFEDAVASTRVGRVDGEFVAFPTFEQLEESDMDIIVSGTDGAVTMIEGFAREVAEDDMLAAIEFAHGICKEVIGLMRELADKFPVEKVKFESPSDNGLFEKVKAKYFDGFSEAILTPSKKDRGAAKSEFKDKVIAEMIPDPEADNAICADALKKALYKLEAAVIRESILDGKRTDGRGLDDLRDIECHVDVIPRVHGSAVFQRGETQAMITVTLGTGRDEQRVDGLQDEYSKKFMLDYNFPSFSVGECRPIRGPGRREIGHGALAERSIKPVLPDVDDFPYTIRVVSDILESNGSSSMATVCGTTLALMATGVKIKNPVAGISVGLVKEDDRHVLLTDILGSEDHFGDMDFKVAGSQKGITGIQLDLKIRGISNDLIKDALAQSKEARLEILRKMLTAKPRPAESLSQYAPRLLQTQIQSDKIGMLIGPGGKNIRAIQEETETVIEVAEDGKVTISGTNGELADIALKKVEACTATVQVGKIYDGVVSSTKEFGAFVEILPGRDGLCHISELSNGYISDVSDVCTVGDEMKVLVIDVDGNDRVKLSRRRALEELGLEDEFAEEEDNDDFDGGSDDDFDGDDEGDDNDRGGRSDRDRGGDRGGRGGSDRGRSGGGGGRGRSGGGDRGGRGRSGGGGGRGRGGRGDSDRGGRGDSDRGGRSDSDRGGRGRSDSDRGGRGRSDSDRGGRSRGDSDRGGRSDSDRGGRGRGDSDRGGRSDSDRGERTEGDRGNRGGSGGGGGDYDRPRGGGGRGRGRSGGRGRGGSGGGGGGRSRDGGGGRSSGGGDRGYRD
- the rpsO gene encoding 30S ribosomal protein S15, encoding MTITKEAKAEVIGEFQKNDKDNGSPDVQIAILTKRINSLTEHMRANPKDYSTRRGLLGMVSRRRRLLDYVRDHDPDRYLDLLERLGIRK